In Natrinema amylolyticum, the following are encoded in one genomic region:
- a CDS encoding double zinc ribbon domain-containing protein produces MSKITFRADDDLVEQLEDLEISKSEAMREALRSYLEGDGTARSGGDRSDQGGGEEGAIDELVRKRVDERLETRLRELGLDRGSSREPAADSQDVNVSISLEGATRSDERVRDGRVQLDDGRTRETTPSRPTDDTEPTQARGPSDTPPGDGGVQCNQCGDELDGDHVYCPNCGEKASRRLFCDCGDEVRSDWSFCPGCGRRTPAADVLESDSHQY; encoded by the coding sequence ATGAGCAAGATCACGTTCCGCGCCGACGACGACCTCGTCGAGCAACTCGAGGACTTGGAGATCTCCAAGAGCGAAGCGATGCGAGAGGCGCTGCGCTCGTATCTCGAGGGCGACGGGACCGCGCGGAGCGGCGGTGATCGGTCGGATCAGGGCGGCGGCGAGGAGGGTGCCATCGACGAACTGGTTCGGAAACGGGTCGACGAGCGACTCGAAACGCGATTGCGGGAACTCGGCCTCGATCGCGGGAGCTCGCGCGAACCGGCGGCCGACTCCCAGGACGTCAACGTCTCCATCTCGCTCGAGGGGGCGACGCGGTCCGACGAACGGGTTCGTGACGGACGAGTGCAGCTCGACGACGGGCGCACGCGTGAGACGACGCCGAGTCGGCCGACCGACGATACTGAGCCGACGCAGGCGCGCGGGCCGTCGGACACGCCGCCCGGCGACGGTGGCGTCCAGTGCAACCAGTGTGGCGACGAACTCGACGGCGATCACGTCTACTGTCCCAACTGCGGCGAAAAAGCATCGCGGCGGCTGTTCTGTGACTGCGGCGACGAGGTCCGGTCGGATTGGTCGTTCTGTCCCGGCTGCGGTCGTCGGACACCGGCGGCGGACGTCCTCGAGTCGGACAGTCACCAGTACTGA
- a CDS encoding ABC transporter permease, with translation MSDEADDLPADADSRRRTRWRGVVGLTLSRWWRRATRTTTGRIASTVAAVALTIALLVVVTGVALALADGGAATEDDADVRVTPEESGTLSSVDGVEGPRLGETNERAATIRSRDSVEHASPVLVETARLESTDGDPRTVRLIGVVPDEESRTVAGLPTTELESGDSHYANGSYDGPRNGELVLSPTAAERLDATEGDELSVSMGGTERAGEATPSVTVAAVADGGAGGNGAPIALVHLSELQSFSGADNGELADRLLIWGESEAAQSAAVDAYPAAAVEVAGGTDPSTLFEDGLAFATSVIALLVGVTICASFVATTMGMTVDEDRRTLAVLESVGFPTHSRLAVVAVSTGITTLVGSIVGIGLGMAGIVAVNAVAGATVAPGAVAHFHPAFVPYAIVVALVAGLVAVPYPLAVAARTSVLEEVGR, from the coding sequence ATGTCCGATGAGGCCGACGACCTGCCCGCGGACGCCGATTCGCGGCGTCGGACGCGCTGGCGAGGGGTCGTCGGGCTGACCCTCTCGAGGTGGTGGCGACGCGCGACGCGAACGACGACGGGCCGGATCGCGTCGACGGTCGCCGCCGTCGCGCTGACGATCGCGCTCCTGGTCGTCGTGACCGGCGTCGCGCTGGCGCTCGCCGACGGCGGCGCGGCGACCGAGGACGACGCGGACGTCCGGGTCACGCCCGAGGAGAGCGGGACGCTGTCGTCCGTCGACGGCGTCGAGGGGCCGCGGCTCGGCGAGACCAACGAGCGGGCCGCGACGATCCGGTCGCGGGACAGCGTCGAGCACGCCTCGCCGGTGTTAGTCGAGACGGCGCGACTCGAGTCGACGGACGGCGATCCCCGGACCGTCCGGCTGATCGGTGTCGTGCCGGACGAGGAGTCGCGGACCGTCGCGGGACTGCCGACGACGGAACTGGAGTCTGGCGACTCACACTACGCGAACGGGAGCTACGACGGGCCGCGAAACGGGGAGCTCGTCCTCTCGCCGACCGCCGCGGAGCGACTCGATGCCACCGAGGGCGACGAACTCTCCGTCTCGATGGGCGGCACGGAACGGGCCGGCGAGGCGACCCCCTCGGTGACGGTGGCGGCCGTCGCGGACGGAGGGGCGGGCGGTAACGGTGCGCCGATCGCGCTGGTTCACTTGAGCGAACTCCAGTCGTTCTCGGGCGCCGACAACGGCGAACTCGCCGATCGGCTGCTGATATGGGGCGAGTCCGAGGCGGCGCAGTCGGCCGCCGTCGACGCTTACCCCGCCGCGGCGGTCGAGGTGGCCGGCGGCACCGATCCGTCGACGCTGTTCGAGGACGGCCTGGCGTTCGCGACGAGCGTGATCGCGCTGCTGGTCGGCGTGACCATCTGTGCGTCGTTCGTCGCGACGACCATGGGGATGACCGTCGACGAGGACCGTCGCACTCTCGCCGTCCTCGAGTCGGTCGGCTTCCCGACACACAGCCGGCTCGCCGTCGTCGCGGTGTCGACGGGGATCACGACGCTGGTGGGATCGATCGTCGGTATCGGCCTCGGAATGGCCGGGATCGTCGCCGTCAACGCCGTCGCCGGTGCGACGGTCGCACCGGGCGCGGTCGCCCACTTCCACCCGGCGTTCGTCCCGTACGCGATCGTCGTCGCGCTCGTCGCGGGGCTGGTCGCAGTTCCCTACCCGCTTGCCGTGGCCGCGCGAACGTCCGTCCTCGAGGAGGTGGGCCGATAA
- a CDS encoding ABC transporter permease, translating to MLGRAIVRTRAVVGLAVAQLRRSPGRTVLTVLAVALAVLSVTVLASLGVGVVEKGEEGLDRANRDIWVTSDPVDPAASGTENPIVGSHGMAAEMTARDDVRTASPIAMYDIYIGTNASELERRPAVGVQQTHEGFDFRSGSGFAVDEEAAASPPPEEPTTNEIVIDPRVADALNVSVGDTIYVGTSRQTAEAHEFTVVGTADYYSQYLSSPTVTMPLGDLQAVAGTSGTDRATFITADVADDADRDAVASDLSEEYPEYDVRTSDEQVESMIEERTIVLASGATLVGLAVVGGVVLTANLFALVAHQQREQLAALRAIGLSRRVLAGTIGAQGLVIGLVGGIAGLAATPLAVLGLNRFSASVLGFENLLQTPLEVYLGGFALALVVGTVVAIVAGWRAGRYARIEHLEA from the coding sequence ATGCTGGGACGAGCGATCGTCAGAACTCGCGCCGTCGTCGGACTCGCGGTCGCACAGCTCCGGCGGTCGCCCGGTCGAACGGTTCTGACCGTCCTCGCGGTCGCGCTGGCCGTGCTCTCGGTGACGGTGCTGGCGAGCCTCGGCGTCGGCGTCGTCGAGAAGGGAGAGGAGGGGCTGGACCGAGCCAATCGTGACATCTGGGTCACGAGCGATCCGGTCGATCCGGCCGCGAGCGGGACCGAGAACCCGATCGTGGGTTCCCACGGGATGGCCGCCGAAATGACCGCCCGTGACGACGTCCGGACCGCCTCTCCGATCGCGATGTACGACATCTACATCGGAACGAACGCCTCGGAGCTGGAGCGCCGGCCCGCGGTCGGCGTCCAGCAGACCCACGAGGGGTTCGACTTCCGATCGGGGAGCGGGTTCGCGGTCGACGAGGAGGCCGCCGCGAGTCCCCCGCCCGAGGAGCCGACGACCAACGAGATCGTGATCGACCCGCGCGTCGCCGACGCGCTGAACGTCTCCGTCGGCGACACGATCTACGTCGGGACGAGCAGGCAGACGGCCGAGGCCCACGAGTTCACCGTCGTCGGGACCGCGGACTACTACTCCCAGTATCTGAGCTCGCCGACGGTGACGATGCCGCTGGGTGACTTACAAGCGGTCGCCGGCACGTCGGGGACCGACCGGGCGACGTTCATCACCGCGGACGTGGCGGACGACGCCGACCGAGACGCCGTCGCGAGCGACCTCAGCGAGGAGTACCCCGAGTACGACGTGCGAACCAGCGACGAACAGGTCGAGTCGATGATCGAAGAGCGGACGATCGTCCTCGCGAGCGGCGCGACGCTGGTCGGTCTCGCCGTCGTCGGCGGCGTCGTCCTGACGGCGAACCTGTTCGCGCTCGTGGCCCACCAGCAGCGCGAACAGCTCGCGGCGCTCCGGGCGATCGGGCTGTCCCGGCGCGTCCTCGCCGGCACGATCGGCGCACAGGGGCTCGTCATCGGTCTGGTCGGTGGGATCGCCGGCCTCGCGGCGACGCCGCTGGCCGTGCTCGGGCTGAACCGGTTCTCGGCCTCGGTGCTCGGCTTCGAGAACCTCCTGCAGACGCCGCTCGAGGTCTATCTCGGCGGCTTCGCGCTCGCGCTCGTCGTCGGCACGGTCGTCGCGATCGTCGCCGGCTGGCGAGCGGGCCGCTACGCTCGGATCGAACACCTCGAGGCCTGA
- a CDS encoding helix-turn-helix domain-containing protein, whose amino-acid sequence MLLATLLVDYPILRDTLSQAPDIELTWEQSDLTGDGGHQMLVWIDGEGFEAFDAGLEADPTVTAAPPVVEFDGRRLYQLSLTSDGQRMSVYPTVIEEGGVLHEVTATHEGWYFRVAFPSDEALERFHAFFVEHGLAVEIRELYDKSESSEPAGSRSQYGITDRQREALVAAVDTGYLDIPRSCSLAELGERLDISPNATSERFRRGVKRLVENTVYPSDRSP is encoded by the coding sequence ATGCTACTCGCTACGCTCCTGGTCGACTATCCCATCTTGCGTGACACGCTCTCGCAGGCGCCCGATATCGAACTCACGTGGGAACAATCGGATCTCACCGGAGACGGCGGCCATCAGATGCTCGTTTGGATCGACGGCGAGGGATTCGAGGCGTTCGACGCCGGCCTCGAAGCCGATCCGACCGTCACCGCGGCACCCCCCGTGGTCGAGTTCGACGGTCGTCGCCTCTATCAACTCTCGTTGACGTCCGACGGCCAGCGGATGAGCGTCTATCCGACCGTGATCGAAGAAGGCGGCGTCTTACACGAGGTGACCGCGACGCACGAGGGCTGGTACTTCCGCGTCGCCTTTCCGAGCGACGAGGCGCTCGAGCGATTTCACGCCTTCTTCGTGGAGCACGGTCTGGCGGTCGAAATTCGGGAACTGTACGACAAGAGCGAGTCGTCCGAGCCGGCGGGGTCGCGCTCGCAGTACGGGATAACGGACCGGCAGCGCGAGGCACTCGTCGCCGCCGTCGACACCGGCTATCTCGACATCCCGCGGTCCTGTTCGCTGGCCGAACTCGGCGAGCGACTGGATATCTCGCCGAACGCGACGTCGGAACGCTTCCGGCGCGGCGTCAAGCGACTCGTCGAGAACACGGTGTACCCGAGCGACCGATCGCCGTAA
- a CDS encoding DUF7344 domain-containing protein — protein sequence MNDRDGTPPGESIDASFEVLSDPHRRSLCRYVMRTETEVVTNEELVEYVVERAPETAADDGDSTDEHCVATELRHVHLPKLDEAGLVEYDRRSGVVRVDRATVADRLERVRAIVRDLQNA from the coding sequence ATGAATGACAGGGACGGAACGCCGCCCGGGGAGTCGATCGACGCGTCGTTCGAGGTACTGAGCGATCCCCATCGCCGATCGCTCTGCCGGTACGTGATGCGGACGGAGACGGAGGTCGTCACGAACGAGGAACTCGTCGAGTACGTCGTCGAGCGGGCCCCGGAAACGGCCGCTGACGACGGGGACAGCACCGACGAGCACTGCGTCGCGACGGAACTCCGCCACGTTCACCTCCCGAAGCTGGACGAGGCCGGTCTGGTCGAGTACGATCGCCGAAGCGGCGTCGTCCGCGTCGATCGCGCCACGGTGGCAGACCGGCTCGAGCGGGTTCGCGCGATCGTTCGGGACCTACAGAACGCGTGA
- the ncsA gene encoding tRNA 2-thiolation protein NcsA, producing the protein MDCNRCDEEAVMHAAYSGAHLCADHFRESVEKRVRRRVRRDDLVPHDVTPENPQTWVIGLSGGKDSVVLTQILHETFAEDPRIELVGLTIHEGIEGYRDKSVEACVELCEDLEIRHELVSYEEEFGVRMDDVVEDDPENMAACAYCGVFRRDLLSEYADEHDADLLLTGHNLDDEAQTALMNILEGDVEQMAKHFDASLGPLSEREEQDEFVPRAKPLRDVPEKEVALYAHINDLPAHITECPHASEAYRGEIQQLIYDLEENHPGTRHSILSGYEELADIAAEKYAGDDGADLQECVECGSTTTREVCRKCSLLEALV; encoded by the coding sequence ATGGACTGTAACCGCTGTGACGAGGAGGCGGTCATGCACGCCGCCTACTCCGGGGCACACCTCTGTGCGGATCACTTCCGCGAATCGGTCGAGAAGCGGGTGCGTCGCCGGGTCCGCCGGGACGATCTCGTCCCCCACGACGTGACGCCCGAGAACCCCCAGACCTGGGTGATCGGCCTCTCGGGCGGCAAGGACAGCGTCGTCCTCACGCAGATCCTCCACGAGACGTTCGCCGAGGACCCCCGCATCGAACTCGTCGGGCTGACGATTCACGAGGGCATCGAGGGCTATCGCGACAAATCGGTCGAGGCCTGCGTCGAGCTCTGCGAGGACCTCGAGATCCGCCACGAACTCGTCAGCTACGAAGAGGAGTTCGGCGTCCGGATGGACGACGTCGTCGAGGACGACCCCGAAAACATGGCCGCCTGCGCCTACTGCGGCGTCTTCCGCCGGGATCTCCTCTCGGAGTACGCCGACGAACACGACGCCGATCTCCTCCTGACCGGCCACAATCTCGACGACGAGGCACAGACCGCGCTCATGAACATCCTCGAGGGCGACGTCGAACAGATGGCGAAACACTTCGACGCCAGCCTCGGCCCCCTCTCCGAGCGCGAGGAGCAAGACGAGTTCGTCCCGCGGGCGAAGCCGTTGCGGGACGTCCCCGAGAAGGAAGTCGCCCTCTACGCCCACATCAACGACCTCCCAGCACACATCACCGAGTGTCCCCACGCCAGCGAGGCCTACCGCGGCGAGATCCAGCAGCTTATCTACGATCTCGAGGAGAACCATCCCGGGACTCGCCACTCGATCCTCTCGGGATACGAGGAACTCGCGGACATCGCCGCCGAGAAGTACGCCGGCGACGACGGCGCCGATCTGCAGGAGTGCGTCGAATGCGGGTCGACGACGACTCGAGAGGTGTGTCGGAAGTGCTCGCTGCTCGAGGCGCTCGTCTGA
- the ftsZ gene encoding cell division protein FtsZ produces the protein MQDIVQDALENAEEEARDMDASMDDDEFGEPRIVIVGAGGAGNNTINRLYNIGVDGADTVAINTDKQHLKMIEADTKILVGKSLTNGLGAGGDPSMGERATEMAQGTIKEVLGDADLVFVTAGMGGGTGTGAAPVVSKIAKEQGAIVVGMVSTPFNVERARTVKAEEGLEKLREQADSIIVLDNNRLLDYVPNLPIGKAFSVMDQIIAETVKGISETITQPSLINLDYADMSTIMNQGGVAVMLVGETQDKNKTDEVVKDAMNHPLLDVDYRGASGGLVHITGGPDLTLKEAEGIADNITERLEASANVIWGARIQEEYKGKVRVMAIMTGVQSAQVLGPTTQKQADKSRQSIEGVTEADFDASKNVDTGGPEFGAQSDGGRDEVDRQNGVDVIR, from the coding sequence ATGCAGGATATCGTACAGGACGCCCTCGAGAACGCGGAGGAAGAGGCCCGCGATATGGACGCCTCGATGGACGACGACGAGTTCGGGGAGCCCCGAATCGTGATCGTTGGTGCGGGCGGTGCCGGTAACAACACCATCAACCGGCTGTACAACATTGGCGTCGACGGTGCAGACACCGTGGCGATCAACACGGACAAACAGCACCTCAAGATGATCGAGGCCGACACGAAGATCCTCGTCGGCAAATCGCTGACGAATGGACTCGGTGCCGGTGGCGATCCGTCGATGGGTGAGCGTGCGACCGAGATGGCCCAGGGCACGATCAAGGAAGTGCTGGGCGACGCGGACCTCGTCTTCGTGACCGCCGGCATGGGCGGTGGCACCGGCACGGGTGCCGCCCCCGTCGTCTCGAAGATCGCCAAAGAGCAGGGTGCGATCGTCGTCGGGATGGTCTCGACGCCGTTCAACGTCGAGCGCGCCCGCACGGTGAAAGCCGAGGAAGGGCTCGAGAAGTTGCGCGAGCAGGCCGACTCGATCATCGTACTGGACAACAACCGACTGCTCGATTACGTCCCGAACCTGCCGATCGGCAAGGCGTTCTCGGTGATGGACCAGATCATCGCCGAGACTGTCAAGGGCATCTCGGAGACGATCACCCAGCCGTCCCTGATCAATCTGGACTACGCGGACATGTCCACGATTATGAACCAGGGCGGCGTCGCGGTGATGCTCGTCGGCGAGACCCAAGACAAGAACAAGACCGACGAGGTCGTCAAGGACGCGATGAACCATCCGCTGCTCGACGTCGACTACCGCGGTGCGTCGGGCGGACTCGTCCACATCACCGGCGGCCCCGACCTCACGCTGAAAGAGGCCGAGGGGATCGCCGACAACATCACCGAGCGCCTCGAGGCCAGTGCGAACGTCATCTGGGGCGCCCGTATTCAGGAGGAGTACAAGGGCAAGGTGCGGGTCATGGCGATCATGACCGGCGTCCAGAGCGCCCAGGTGCTCGGCCCGACGACTCAGAAGCAGGCCGACAAGTCCCGCCAAAGCATCGAGGGCGTGACCGAGGCCGACTTCGACGCGAGCAAGAACGTCGACACCGGCGGCCCCGAGTTCGGCGCGCAGAGCGACGGCGGTCGCGACGAGGTCGACCGACAGAACGGCGTCGACGTCATCCGGTAA
- a CDS encoding ABC transporter ATP-binding protein yields the protein MSNQSVHGSRSSVRDRADERESATAVRLEGVTHEYGSTGGRFRSGDERTVTALRDVSIDVPTGTIVGLEGPSGSGKSTVLHAVAGLLVPTAGSVELRGTDLAALSDAERTRMRRRHIGIVFQRFHLLPSLSARANVALPLVQSGVPRAARRDRATELLEAVGLGDRATHLPGELSGGERQRVAIARALSTDPDVIVADEPTGELDTATGRDVLEVLTDVGRDRAVVVASHDEATLDVADRVVTLCDGRVDDVR from the coding sequence ATGTCCAACCAATCAGTACACGGTTCGCGATCGTCAGTGAGGGATCGGGCGGACGAACGCGAATCGGCGACGGCCGTTCGCCTCGAGGGAGTCACCCACGAGTACGGGTCGACGGGCGGGCGGTTCCGCTCGGGGGACGAGCGGACGGTGACCGCGCTTCGGGACGTCTCCATCGACGTCCCGACGGGGACGATCGTCGGCCTCGAGGGGCCGAGCGGGAGCGGGAAGTCGACGGTATTACACGCGGTCGCGGGGCTGTTGGTCCCGACGGCGGGCAGCGTCGAACTCCGGGGAACCGACCTCGCGGCGCTGTCCGACGCGGAGCGAACGCGGATGCGGCGACGCCATATCGGCATCGTCTTCCAGCGCTTCCACCTCCTCCCGTCGCTCTCCGCTCGCGCAAATGTTGCGCTGCCGCTCGTCCAGTCGGGCGTTCCGCGGGCCGCCCGCCGAGACCGCGCGACAGAGTTGCTCGAGGCGGTCGGGCTGGGCGACCGGGCGACGCACCTGCCCGGCGAGCTCAGCGGCGGCGAGCGCCAGCGCGTCGCGATTGCGCGGGCGCTGTCGACGGACCCGGACGTGATCGTCGCCGACGAGCCGACGGGTGAACTCGACACGGCGACGGGGCGGGACGTGCTCGAGGTACTGACCGACGTCGGACGCGATCGAGCGGTGGTCGTCGCCTCGCACGACGAGGCCACGCTCGACGTCGCGGACCGGGTCGTCACGCTGTGTGACGGACGGGTGGACGATGTCCGATGA
- a CDS encoding ribbon-helix-helix domain-containing protein, with protein MERVTLRIPKQQIEEVEQLVDSGEFPNRSEAIRSAVREMINEQQDGPSEQSGKRNWAKV; from the coding sequence ATGGAGCGTGTGACACTGCGAATCCCGAAACAGCAGATCGAGGAAGTAGAACAATTAGTCGACTCGGGCGAATTCCCGAACCGAAGCGAGGCGATCCGATCGGCCGTCCGCGAGATGATCAACGAGCAACAGGACGGACCCAGTGAACAGTCCGGCAAGCGCAACTGGGCCAAGGTGTAA
- a CDS encoding DUF7095 family protein, whose amino-acid sequence MTGFDRSDAVDRLEGIVDTVANERMPVPVREVWAFGDVALGLDPVERLDVYVTKDVLLRDDSESTGSSAGGDSDERDPSARFRESHGIEGVGKSVRADWAAEFPEYLRANANGHAAPEQCLAAHLLPADEPVHLEVCNSPFEDNVTQRLRGAQLREDYTQLLDPRGVCLWAEGTRSDEAFRKLREGELALPTLSAALEMLGMDDDKAETAARELHAWRERQDGVTVRGDVV is encoded by the coding sequence ATGACTGGATTTGACCGCAGTGACGCGGTCGACCGCCTCGAGGGGATCGTCGATACTGTCGCGAACGAGCGGATGCCGGTGCCGGTCCGCGAGGTGTGGGCCTTCGGCGACGTCGCGCTCGGCCTCGATCCCGTCGAGCGCCTGGACGTCTACGTCACCAAGGACGTCCTGTTGCGCGACGACAGCGAGTCGACCGGCTCGAGCGCCGGGGGCGACTCGGACGAGCGGGATCCGAGCGCCCGGTTCCGCGAGTCCCACGGCATCGAGGGCGTCGGCAAGTCCGTTCGCGCGGACTGGGCGGCCGAGTTCCCCGAGTACCTCCGGGCCAACGCGAACGGCCACGCCGCGCCCGAACAGTGTCTGGCCGCGCACCTCCTCCCGGCGGACGAGCCCGTCCACCTCGAGGTCTGTAACTCGCCGTTCGAGGACAACGTTACCCAGCGTCTGCGCGGCGCGCAACTGCGCGAGGATTACACCCAGTTGCTCGACCCGCGCGGGGTCTGTCTCTGGGCCGAGGGCACCAGAAGCGACGAGGCGTTCCGGAAGCTCCGCGAGGGCGAACTGGCCCTGCCGACGCTGTCGGCCGCCCTCGAGATGCTCGGCATGGACGACGACAAGGCCGAGACGGCCGCACGGGAACTCCACGCGTGGCGCGAACGACAAGACGGCGTGACGGTTCGCGGCGACGTGGTCTGA
- a CDS encoding arsenic resistance protein — protein MHSTEWLQRHQIAVYAVAVALAVGIGVGRPATAPLFERLITPVLAVLLYVTFLEIPFVRFRAAFTNGRFMAGALGLNFLVAPVVVYGLTRFLPREPVVLVGAFMVLLTPCIDYVIAFTDLAGGDAEQITAATPALMTLQLLLLPVYLWLFMGSRIAAVVEPEPFLEAFLLLIALPLALAWLTELGAMRSKTGRRWQAAMGWFPVPMMGATLLVVIASQLPRVRGSIEQIAAVVPVYVAFLVIMPLLGRAVAGLLRLDTGESRALVFTAVTRNSLVVLPLALALPAGYELAPAVVVTQTLVELTGMVVLTRVVPAWLVSEAPDAIAVPGIEPDE, from the coding sequence ATGCACTCGACGGAGTGGTTGCAACGCCACCAGATCGCCGTCTACGCGGTCGCAGTCGCGCTCGCCGTCGGGATCGGGGTGGGACGACCAGCGACTGCGCCGCTCTTCGAGCGGCTCATCACCCCCGTTCTGGCGGTGTTACTGTACGTGACCTTCCTCGAGATCCCCTTCGTTCGGTTTCGCGCGGCGTTTACGAACGGTCGGTTCATGGCCGGCGCGCTCGGGCTGAACTTCCTCGTCGCCCCGGTCGTCGTCTACGGGCTCACCCGATTTCTCCCGCGGGAGCCGGTGGTCCTCGTCGGCGCGTTCATGGTGTTGCTGACGCCCTGTATCGACTACGTGATCGCGTTCACCGACCTCGCCGGCGGAGATGCCGAGCAGATCACTGCCGCGACGCCGGCGCTGATGACCCTGCAGTTGCTCCTCTTGCCCGTCTACCTCTGGCTGTTCATGGGAAGTCGGATCGCCGCCGTCGTCGAGCCCGAACCGTTCCTCGAGGCGTTTCTCCTGCTCATCGCCCTCCCGCTGGCGCTCGCGTGGCTCACCGAACTGGGAGCGATGCGGTCGAAAACCGGCCGCCGGTGGCAGGCCGCGATGGGGTGGTTCCCGGTCCCGATGATGGGCGCGACCCTGCTGGTCGTGATCGCCTCACAGCTCCCCCGGGTTCGGGGCTCGATCGAACAGATCGCCGCAGTCGTCCCGGTGTACGTCGCCTTCCTCGTCATCATGCCGCTGCTCGGTCGAGCGGTGGCCGGGCTCCTCCGATTGGATACCGGCGAGAGCCGCGCGCTCGTCTTTACCGCCGTGACGCGAAATTCGCTGGTCGTCCTTCCGCTGGCGCTCGCCCTTCCCGCGGGCTACGAGCTGGCCCCGGCGGTCGTCGTCACCCAGACGCTCGTCGAACTGACCGGAATGGTCGTCCTCACTCGAGTCGTGCCGGCGTGGCTCGTCTCGGAGGCGCCGGACGCGATCGCGGTTCCCGGTATCGAACCGGACGAGTGA
- a CDS encoding alpha/beta hydrolase — protein MRHRIFNEDGDEELVFVMGWGNRWTHENVSWLIGQLTEAGYRVHAFELPTNIEDFKADWLEPVAEYVRDLEEYQLLGHSAGALVAQALDGADNHVYLSPWWGYGEGFPEPVLDAVSKLPTTFPCLPIGDLDAAALGERTTDHQIETTPSWVSPAFVRETRRAQADLLTIDHDAVVFCSLRDPVVSLRPIGERVPAEHVVLYNGGHELFSSAARDRYVDLLLDALEDGSDAVEERERVPA, from the coding sequence ATGCGACACCGGATCTTCAACGAGGACGGCGACGAGGAACTCGTCTTCGTCATGGGCTGGGGCAACCGCTGGACCCACGAGAACGTCAGTTGGCTCATCGGGCAGTTGACCGAGGCCGGCTACCGGGTCCACGCGTTCGAACTCCCCACGAACATCGAGGACTTCAAAGCCGACTGGCTCGAGCCGGTCGCCGAGTACGTCCGCGACCTTGAGGAGTACCAACTACTGGGCCACAGCGCGGGCGCGCTCGTCGCACAGGCCTTAGACGGCGCGGACAATCACGTCTACCTGAGTCCGTGGTGGGGGTACGGCGAGGGATTCCCGGAACCGGTGTTGGACGCGGTCTCGAAGCTCCCGACGACGTTCCCCTGTCTCCCGATCGGCGACCTCGACGCGGCGGCGCTGGGCGAACGGACGACGGATCACCAGATCGAAACGACGCCGTCGTGGGTCTCGCCGGCGTTCGTCCGGGAGACCCGCCGCGCGCAGGCCGACCTCCTGACGATCGACCACGACGCGGTCGTCTTCTGCTCGCTGCGCGATCCCGTCGTCAGCCTCCGACCGATCGGCGAGCGGGTGCCCGCCGAACACGTCGTTCTCTACAACGGCGGCCACGAACTGTTCTCCTCGGCCGCCCGCGACCGGTACGTCGACCTCTTGCTCGACGCCCTCGAGGACGGCTCCGACGCCGTCGAGGAGCGAGAGCGGGTCCCCGCCTGA
- a CDS encoding ABC transporter permease, protein MFELTRYDGRRRIRGSLYLSIGLSLLAAMVIWVYPSFEAEVDLDQLLAAYPEPILQVMGVQTMASLGGFLSFELYTFGWIIMLGLYLAYATAGTIADDVDRGRMDVLLSMPISRSRVVGERFAAMAVPIVGANLVPPVIVYVGARLIDHPLAAADVLAVHLLSIPYLFACAGIGLLASVAFDRAAIAQRVALGVTFALFLSESLLTGTDAEVIGAIAPMRYYDPNAVLIDGSYDLVGAGILAAMTLALLVAAGEWFRRSDVP, encoded by the coding sequence ATGTTTGAACTGACGCGGTACGACGGTCGCCGGCGGATCCGGGGCAGTCTCTATCTCTCGATCGGGCTCTCCCTGCTCGCGGCGATGGTCATCTGGGTCTATCCCTCCTTCGAGGCCGAAGTCGACCTCGACCAGCTGCTGGCGGCCTATCCGGAGCCGATCCTGCAGGTGATGGGGGTCCAGACGATGGCGAGTCTGGGCGGTTTCCTCTCGTTCGAACTCTACACGTTCGGCTGGATCATCATGCTGGGTCTGTATCTGGCCTACGCCACGGCGGGAACGATCGCCGACGACGTCGATCGCGGTCGGATGGACGTTCTGCTCTCGATGCCGATCTCCCGGTCTCGAGTGGTCGGCGAACGGTTCGCCGCGATGGCGGTGCCGATCGTCGGCGCGAACCTCGTGCCGCCGGTCATCGTCTACGTCGGCGCGCGACTGATCGACCACCCCCTCGCCGCCGCGGACGTGCTCGCGGTCCACCTGCTCTCGATCCCCTATCTGTTCGCCTGCGCCGGGATCGGCCTGCTCGCGTCGGTCGCCTTCGACCGCGCGGCGATCGCACAGCGAGTCGCCCTCGGCGTCACGTTCGCGCTCTTCCTGTCCGAATCACTCCTGACCGGGACCGACGCCGAAGTCATCGGCGCGATCGCTCCCATGCGGTACTACGATCCGAACGCGGTGTTGATCGACGGGAGCTACGACCTCGTCGGCGCGGGGATTCTCGCGGCGATGACGCTCGCCCTCCTCGTCGCGGCAGGGGAGTGGTTCCGACGGAGCGACGTTCCCTGA